The Brachyhypopomus gauderio isolate BG-103 chromosome 7, BGAUD_0.2, whole genome shotgun sequence genome has a window encoding:
- the LOC143518274 gene encoding E3 ubiquitin-protein ligase TRIM35-like has translation MASKLLSVEISYCLVCHNIFQGLVLLSCGHKVCEVCAYQFCNGGGAQQCPVCRERTGEISLLVGDPRKRREFVLRTEPTPTHSPSFCALHTGKIQFFCLEDQRFLCTTCCKTKAHENHEWCDIDIAARQLKEKLQTTLRPLQNKLQVFKGLKLNCDQTVMHIKHQAQNTERQLKAEFEELHQFLRDEEAARMAALRQETEQKRQRVKEKVEEMEKDMASLAAVISIIGDEFKAESISFMQNFKETVKSCSRAQCTLQDPHMDPGVLIDVAKHVGNLKFRAWERMQEVIQCTPVTLDPNTAHPLLTISDDLTSVERTCTTRHLPNNAERFDQRYCVLGSRGFIFGPHTWDTEVLDAEEWEVGVTTARVPRGGKTHLDRDTWSVRFRRGEHEACWSTTAVKLRLKEGVQRVRVYLNCRRGEVAFSDPLSNTQLFTFNHSLTEKLFPFFICPCKHSVLRILPAFINTELNSLESD, from the exons ATGGCATCCAAACTTTTGTCGGTCGAGATTTCTTATTGCCTTGTTTGCCACAACATCTTCCAGGGTCTGGTGCTCCTGTCCTGTGGTCACAAGGTCTGCGAGGTCTGCGCGTATCAGTTCTGCAACGGCGGAGGAGCCCAGCAGTGTCCGGTGTGCAGAGAGCGGACCGGCGAGATTTCGTTACTCGTTGGTGATCCCAGAAAGCGGCGCGAGTTTGTCCTACGAACCGAGCCAACGCCGACGCATTCCCCGTCATTCTGTGCTCTACACACAGGCAAAATCCAGTTTTTCTGTCTGGAAGATCAACGGTTTCTGTGTACAACATGTTGTAAAACGAAAGCGCATGAGAATCATGAATGGTGCGATATTGATATAGCCGCACGTCAGCTTAAG GAGAAACTCCAAACCACACTTAGACCCTTACAGAACAAACTTCAGGTCTTCAAAGGACTGAAATTAAACTGTGATCAAACTGTTATGCACATTAAG CATCAGgcccagaacacagagaggcagctgaAGGCGGAGTTTGAGGAGCTGCATCAGTTCCTGCGAGATGAAGAGGCAGCCAGAATGGCAGCATTGAGGCAGGAGACAGagcagaagagacagagagtgaaggagaaggtggaggagatggagaaagacaTGGCATCTCTTGCAGCTGTTATCAGCATCATAGGAGATGAGTTCAAAGCCGAAAGCATCTCATTCATGCAG AACTTTAAAGAAACAGTTAAAAG TTGTAGCAGAGCTCAGTGCACTCTTCAGGATCCTCACATGGATCCAGGTGTGCTGATAGACGTGGCCAAGCACGTGGGCAACCTGAAGTTCAGAGCCTGGGAGAGGATGCAGGAGGTTATTCAGTGCA CACCTGTGACTCTGGACCCAAACACTGCACACCCACTCCTCACCATTTCAGACGATCTGACCAGTGTGGAACGCACCTGCACAACACGTCACCTCCCTAATAATGCAGAGAGGTTTGATCAGCGTTACTGTGTCCTGGGCTCAAGGGGCTTCATCTTCGGCCCCCACACATGGGATACTGAGGTCTTAGATGCTGAGGAATGGGAGGTAGGCGTCACCACCGCCAGAGTCCCAAGGGGAGGAAAAACTCACTTGGACAGAGACACCTGGAGTGTCAGGTTTCGTCGCGGTGAGCACGAGGCATGTTGGTCAACAACAGCCGTCAAGCTTCGGCTGAAGGAGGGTGTGCAGAGGGTCAGAGTGTATCTCAATTGCAGGAGGGGTGAGGTGGCATTCTCCGATCCTCTTTCAAACACACAGCTGTTTACTTTTAACCATTCTCTTACTGAGAAACTCTTTCCTTTCTTCATCTGTCCATGCAAACACTCGGTGCTAAGGATATTACCGGCATTCATTAATACTGAACTGAACAGTTTAGAATCAGACTAG